The following coding sequences lie in one Allochromatium vinosum DSM 180 genomic window:
- a CDS encoding Nudix family hydrolase: MPEIIHVMAGAIADASGRILVGKRPDHVHQGGLWEFPGGKLEPGESPEAGLARELAEELGIQVRASRPLIRVHHDYGDRHILLDVHRVDDYAGVPHGREGQPLDWLAPEEMDPAAFPAADRPIITSLRLPPLMLITGEEPDRPDAFLARLGRALETGARLVQLRAHQLSANDYVHLAQAACDLCDRTGAKLLLNRDPAEVASVPRHGLHLNSQVLMTLRERPGRSSELVGASCHDPVQLARAVDLGLDYALLSPVKPTASHPETSPLGWNTFAAWVDLVPLPVYALGGLTTDDLDDAFQHGAQGIAAIRGLWPAR, encoded by the coding sequence ATGCCTGAAATCATCCATGTCATGGCCGGCGCCATCGCCGACGCGAGCGGGCGCATCCTGGTCGGCAAGCGCCCCGATCATGTGCATCAGGGCGGACTCTGGGAGTTTCCGGGCGGCAAGCTGGAACCGGGCGAGTCGCCCGAAGCCGGTCTGGCGCGCGAACTCGCCGAGGAACTCGGCATCCAGGTGCGCGCCAGCCGTCCGCTGATCCGCGTTCATCACGACTATGGCGATCGCCATATCCTGCTCGACGTGCATCGGGTGGACGACTATGCGGGCGTTCCACACGGACGTGAGGGCCAGCCGCTCGACTGGCTGGCGCCCGAGGAGATGGATCCCGCCGCCTTTCCCGCCGCCGACCGCCCCATCATCACCTCGCTGCGTCTGCCGCCGCTCATGCTGATCACGGGCGAGGAACCAGACCGGCCCGATGCGTTCCTGGCGCGTCTGGGGCGTGCTCTGGAGACCGGTGCGCGTCTGGTGCAACTGCGCGCGCACCAGCTTTCAGCGAACGACTATGTGCATCTGGCGCAGGCGGCCTGTGATCTCTGTGACCGAACGGGCGCGAAACTGCTGCTCAATCGCGATCCCGCCGAGGTCGCGAGCGTTCCGCGTCATGGTCTGCATCTGAACAGTCAGGTATTGATGACGCTCCGCGAGCGTCCAGGCCGATCGAGCGAACTGGTCGGCGCATCCTGCCATGATCCGGTCCAATTGGCCCGCGCGGTCGACCTGGGTCTGGATTACGCGCTGCTCTCGCCCGTCAAACCCACGGCCAGCCATCCCGAGACCAGCCCGCTCGGCTGGAACACTTTTGCCGCTTGGGTCGACCTCGTGCCGCTGCCGGTCTATGCGCTCGGCGGGCTGACGACGGACGATCTGGACGACGCCTTCCAGCATGGCGCCCAGGGAATCGCCGCCATCCGGGGACTGTGGCCGGCGCGCTAG
- a CDS encoding DUF4266 domain-containing protein, which produces MNARRLSRSLMLLTPLLAGCATQVAPWERGHLARPEMALEPYPLEASFRQHVFFSKESVSGGYGVGGGGCGCN; this is translated from the coding sequence ATGAACGCGCGCCGCCTGTCCAGATCCCTGATGCTCCTGACGCCCTTGCTGGCCGGCTGCGCGACCCAGGTCGCGCCCTGGGAGCGCGGTCATCTCGCGCGTCCCGAGATGGCGCTGGAACCCTATCCACTGGAGGCGAGTTTCCGCCAGCACGTCTTTTTCTCCAAGGAATCCGTCAGCGGCGGCTATGGCGTCGGTGGAGGTGGCTGTGGCTGCAACTGA
- the secA gene encoding preprotein translocase subunit SecA — MFNPFKKLFGSRNERLVKSLMKTVARINALEPELAQLSDQALAAKTVEFRERLAGGTTLDDLLPEAFGVVREAGKRVLGMRHFDVQLVGGMVLNSGKIAEMRTGEGKTLVATLAAYLNALPGQGVHVVTVNDYLARRDAAWMGRLYHFLGLSVGVINSSGGLGPDMASYLFDPEFELEAGQGHRHLRPCTRRETYGADITYGTNNEYGFDYLRDNMAFTPEQRVQRDPFYAIVDEVDSILIDEARTPLIISGPSEGSTDLYKQIDTLIPRLTRQAPITNEEGQPDFGPGDFSVDEKVRQVYLSEEGHEKVEQMLVEIGLLEEGDGLYDPGNIVLMHHVYAALRAHTLFQKNVEYIVRDGQVIIVDEFTGRTMPGRRWSEGLHQAVEAKEGVPIQPENQTMASITFQNLFRLYPKLSGMTGTADTEAFEFQQIYGLEVVVIPTNQPMVRDDRGDLVYLTPQEKYEAIIADVQDCVQRGQPVLVGTASIETSELVSGLLKKAGIAHEVLNAKQHEREAGIIAQAGRPGAVTIATNMAGRGTDIVLGGNLEAELEEAGPNADHAALRAAWKARHEQVIQAGGLHVVGTERHESRRIDNQLRGRSGRQGDPGSSRFYLSLEDNLMRIFASDRVGKMMQRLGMQKGEAIEHPWVTKAIENAQRKVEGRNFDIRKQLLEYDDVANDQRKVIYRQRRDLMDALDVSETVEAMRADVLKGLIDIYIPPDSLEEQWNIAGLSEALVEHFGGDWPIQSWLDQDHDLHEETLRRRIQDALAQRYQERENLIGTANMRQVERAVMLQTLDSHWKDHLAAMDYLRQGIHLRGYAQKNPKQEYKREAFLMFSAMLAGIKQDVVTTLAKLEIQAGVEADFAARRTPEPAPKGFEFKHDVFEGFGEGDEESSESTGGRSRAEEDHHPYVRDGRKVGRNEPCPCGSGKKYKQCCGKVD, encoded by the coding sequence ATGTTCAATCCATTCAAGAAGCTCTTCGGCAGCCGCAACGAGCGGCTGGTCAAATCACTGATGAAGACGGTGGCGCGCATCAACGCGCTCGAGCCCGAACTGGCGCAGCTCTCGGATCAGGCACTCGCGGCCAAGACCGTCGAGTTCCGCGAGCGTCTGGCCGGGGGCACGACGCTCGACGATCTGCTGCCCGAAGCCTTCGGGGTCGTGCGCGAGGCCGGCAAGCGCGTGCTCGGGATGCGGCACTTCGATGTGCAGCTCGTCGGCGGCATGGTGCTCAACAGCGGCAAGATCGCCGAGATGCGCACCGGTGAGGGCAAGACCCTGGTGGCCACGCTGGCGGCCTATCTCAACGCGCTGCCCGGCCAGGGCGTGCACGTCGTCACCGTCAACGATTATCTGGCACGGCGCGACGCGGCCTGGATGGGGCGGCTCTATCACTTCCTGGGGCTGTCGGTTGGCGTCATCAATTCCTCGGGCGGACTGGGGCCGGACATGGCCTCCTATCTGTTCGATCCCGAGTTCGAGCTGGAGGCCGGTCAGGGCCATCGTCATCTGCGCCCCTGCACCCGGCGCGAGACCTATGGCGCCGACATCACCTACGGCACCAACAACGAATACGGCTTCGACTATCTGCGCGACAACATGGCGTTCACGCCCGAGCAGCGTGTGCAGCGCGATCCGTTCTACGCCATCGTCGACGAGGTCGACTCCATCCTGATCGACGAGGCGCGCACGCCGCTCATCATCTCGGGGCCGTCCGAGGGCAGCACGGATCTCTACAAGCAGATCGACACGCTCATCCCCAGGCTCACCCGTCAGGCGCCCATCACCAACGAAGAGGGCCAGCCGGACTTCGGGCCGGGCGATTTCTCGGTCGACGAGAAGGTCCGTCAGGTCTATCTGAGTGAAGAAGGGCACGAGAAGGTCGAGCAGATGCTCGTCGAGATCGGTCTGCTGGAAGAGGGCGACGGACTCTACGATCCGGGCAACATCGTGCTCATGCACCATGTCTATGCCGCCCTGCGCGCCCACACGCTGTTCCAGAAGAACGTCGAGTACATCGTGCGCGACGGTCAGGTCATCATCGTCGACGAGTTCACCGGGCGCACCATGCCCGGACGGCGCTGGTCGGAAGGTCTGCATCAGGCGGTCGAGGCCAAGGAAGGGGTGCCGATCCAGCCCGAGAACCAGACCATGGCCTCGATCACCTTCCAGAACCTGTTCCGGCTCTATCCCAAGCTCTCGGGCATGACCGGCACGGCGGATACCGAGGCGTTCGAGTTCCAGCAGATCTACGGCCTGGAGGTCGTCGTCATCCCGACCAACCAGCCGATGGTGCGCGACGATCGCGGCGATCTGGTCTATCTGACCCCGCAGGAGAAATACGAGGCGATCATCGCCGATGTGCAGGACTGCGTGCAGCGCGGTCAGCCGGTGCTGGTCGGTACGGCCTCGATCGAGACCTCCGAGCTGGTCTCGGGTCTGCTCAAGAAGGCCGGCATCGCCCACGAGGTGCTCAACGCCAAGCAGCACGAACGCGAGGCCGGCATCATCGCCCAGGCCGGACGTCCGGGTGCCGTGACCATCGCCACCAACATGGCCGGTCGCGGGACCGACATCGTGCTCGGCGGCAATCTGGAGGCCGAGCTGGAAGAGGCTGGCCCGAACGCCGATCACGCGGCACTGCGCGCGGCCTGGAAGGCGCGTCACGAGCAGGTCATCCAGGCCGGCGGTCTGCATGTGGTCGGTACCGAGCGTCACGAGTCGCGGCGTATCGACAACCAGTTGCGCGGCCGTTCGGGGCGTCAGGGCGATCCCGGCTCCTCGCGCTTCTATCTGTCGCTCGAAGACAACCTGATGCGTATCTTCGCCTCCGACCGGGTCGGCAAGATGATGCAGCGCCTCGGGATGCAGAAGGGCGAGGCCATCGAGCATCCCTGGGTGACCAAGGCGATCGAGAACGCCCAACGCAAGGTCGAGGGTCGCAACTTCGACATTCGCAAGCAGCTGCTCGAATACGACGATGTCGCCAACGATCAGCGTAAGGTCATCTATCGTCAGCGCCGCGATCTGATGGATGCGCTCGACGTCTCCGAGACCGTCGAGGCCATGCGCGCCGACGTGCTCAAGGGGCTGATCGACATCTATATTCCGCCCGACAGCCTGGAGGAGCAGTGGAACATCGCCGGACTCTCAGAGGCGCTCGTCGAGCACTTCGGCGGTGACTGGCCGATCCAGAGCTGGCTCGACCAGGATCACGACCTGCACGAGGAGACCCTGCGCCGCCGCATTCAGGACGCGCTGGCTCAGCGCTACCAGGAACGCGAGAATCTGATCGGTACGGCCAATATGCGCCAGGTCGAGCGCGCGGTCATGCTCCAGACGCTCGACAGCCACTGGAAGGACCACCTGGCCGCGATGGACTATCTGCGCCAGGGTATCCATCTGCGCGGTTATGCGCAGAAGAACCCCAAGCAGGAGTACAAGCGCGAGGCGTTCCTGATGTTCTCGGCCATGCTTGCGGGTATCAAGCAGGATGTGGTGACGACGCTCGCCAAGCTGGAGATCCAGGCCGGTGTGGAGGCCGACTTCGCGGCTCGGCGCACGCCGGAACCCGCGCCCAAGGGGTTCGAGTTCAAGCACGATGTCTTCGAGGGCTTCGGCGAGGGTGACGAGGAGTCGTCCGAGTCGACGGGTGGCCGGAGTCGGGCCGAAGAGGATCATCATCCCTATGTGCGCGACGGGCGCAAGGTCGGGCGCAACGAACCCTGTCCCTGTGGTTCGGGCAAGAAATACAAGCAGTGCTGCGGCAAGGTCGACTGA
- a CDS encoding TlpA family protein disulfide reductase, whose protein sequence is MKITALTLCLLAFGSMATQAAELNAPAPGCRVQTLTGQSSVDPAAFPGKVVYLDFWASWCIPCAKSFPVLDQWQSELGGRGFEVIAINLDEERQEALDFLQQHPVRFTIGADPAGKCPRLYAVRGMPTSYLIDRQGRIREVHEGFKTSDAAGLRARIESLLSER, encoded by the coding sequence ATGAAGATCACAGCCCTCACACTGTGCTTGCTGGCCTTCGGCTCCATGGCGACTCAGGCCGCAGAGCTGAATGCACCCGCCCCCGGCTGTCGCGTACAAACGCTGACGGGCCAGTCCAGCGTCGATCCGGCCGCCTTCCCCGGCAAGGTGGTCTACCTCGATTTCTGGGCATCCTGGTGCATTCCCTGCGCCAAGTCCTTTCCTGTTCTCGACCAGTGGCAGTCGGAGTTGGGCGGGCGTGGATTCGAGGTCATCGCCATCAATCTGGACGAAGAGCGTCAGGAAGCCCTGGACTTCCTGCAACAGCATCCGGTCCGGTTCACCATCGGCGCCGATCCGGCCGGCAAGTGTCCGCGTCTCTACGCAGTCCGAGGCATGCCGACCTCGTATCTGATCGATCGCCAGGGGCGTATCCGGGAGGTCCACGAAGGTTTCAAGACCAGTGATGCAGCCGGTCTGCGTGCCCGGATCGAATCACTGCTCTCCGAGCGCTGA
- the argJ gene encoding bifunctional glutamate N-acetyltransferase/amino-acid acetyltransferase ArgJ has product MSENKTELSFLPVPGVRLATIGAGIRYQGRDDLLALELAPGATTAAVFTRNAFCAAPVMLARHHLSQTAPRYLLVNSGNANAGTGARGLDDTRACCAALAEAAGCRPEEVLPFSTGVIGEPLPVARFEAAMPALLERFEAAAWPDAARAIMTTDTVPKLCSRTFEIDGRQATITGIAKGAGMICPDMATMLAFIATDAAVAPEVLQGCLKAAADRSFNAISIDGDTSTNDACVLAATGALGNAPIVDETSTDYAALQAAVESVCVELATAIVRDGEGATKLVTVRVEQARDRDEARRVAYTIAHSPLVKTALFASDPNWGRILAAVGRAGVENLVIEDVDIWLGEVRIVEAGGRAADYTEQAGAAVMAESEILIRVALGRGTVDAEVLTCDFSYDYVRINAEYRS; this is encoded by the coding sequence ATGAGCGAGAACAAGACCGAGTTGTCCTTTCTCCCGGTTCCGGGCGTGCGTCTGGCGACCATTGGGGCGGGTATCCGCTATCAGGGGCGCGACGATCTGCTTGCGCTCGAATTGGCTCCAGGCGCGACGACCGCCGCCGTCTTCACCCGCAATGCCTTCTGTGCTGCGCCGGTGATGCTGGCGCGTCATCATCTGAGCCAGACCGCGCCGCGTTATCTGCTCGTCAACTCGGGTAACGCCAATGCCGGCACCGGCGCGCGCGGACTCGACGACACGCGCGCCTGCTGCGCCGCGCTCGCCGAGGCGGCGGGCTGTCGGCCCGAGGAGGTCTTGCCCTTCTCGACCGGCGTGATCGGCGAGCCGCTGCCGGTCGCGCGGTTCGAAGCCGCCATGCCGGCACTTCTGGAGCGGTTCGAGGCGGCGGCCTGGCCGGACGCGGCGCGCGCCATCATGACCACGGACACCGTGCCGAAGCTCTGCTCGCGGACCTTTGAGATCGACGGGCGTCAGGCGACCATCACCGGCATCGCCAAGGGCGCGGGCATGATCTGTCCCGACATGGCGACCATGCTCGCCTTCATCGCCACCGATGCCGCCGTGGCGCCCGAGGTGCTGCAAGGCTGTCTCAAGGCGGCGGCCGATCGCTCGTTCAATGCCATCAGCATCGACGGCGACACCTCGACCAACGATGCCTGCGTGTTGGCCGCGACCGGGGCGCTCGGCAATGCGCCCATCGTCGATGAGACCAGCACTGACTATGCGGCCCTGCAAGCGGCGGTCGAGTCGGTCTGCGTCGAACTGGCCACCGCCATCGTGCGCGACGGCGAGGGCGCGACCAAGCTGGTGACGGTGCGCGTCGAGCAGGCGCGCGATCGCGACGAGGCACGGCGCGTGGCCTATACCATCGCCCACTCGCCGCTGGTCAAGACCGCGCTCTTCGCCTCCGATCCCAACTGGGGGCGGATTCTGGCCGCCGTGGGGCGGGCCGGTGTCGAGAATCTAGTCATCGAGGATGTCGACATCTGGCTCGGCGAGGTGCGCATCGTCGAAGCGGGCGGTCGCGCGGCGGATTACACCGAACAGGCCGGCGCTGCTGTCATGGCCGAGTCCGAGATCCTGATCCGGGTCGCGCTCGGTCGCGGCACGGTGGACGCCGAAGTGCTCACCTGCGACTTCTCCTACGACTATGTGCGCATCAACGCCGAATATCGGAGTTGA